A single region of the Bacillus cereus genome encodes:
- a CDS encoding nitroreductase family protein → MTNNDFFNVLYERTSTRAFNPEKEISSTELHEILKAAAQAPSAWNLQHWKFLVFQGENVQKRLHPIAYNQQQILDASAVVAILGDLEAYKNVEPVYGPIVEQGFMKEEAKERLAKNIESAYTREQYPRDAAFSNAALAAMQLMLAAKATGWDTCAIGGFNPQALMEEFNVSSRYVPIMLITIGESTLKGHPAPRMSVEQVSEWAK, encoded by the coding sequence ATGACAAACAATGACTTTTTTAACGTTTTATATGAACGCACATCTACACGTGCATTCAACCCTGAAAAAGAAATTTCATCTACAGAATTACATGAAATTTTAAAAGCCGCTGCACAAGCACCTTCTGCTTGGAACTTGCAACACTGGAAATTCCTTGTTTTCCAAGGCGAAAACGTACAAAAACGATTACATCCAATTGCTTATAACCAACAACAAATTCTTGATGCTTCTGCCGTAGTCGCTATTTTAGGTGATTTAGAAGCATATAAAAATGTTGAACCTGTTTACGGTCCAATTGTTGAACAAGGATTTATGAAAGAAGAAGCAAAAGAGCGCTTAGCTAAAAACATTGAATCTGCATATACTCGTGAGCAATACCCACGAGATGCTGCCTTTTCAAATGCTGCTTTAGCAGCAATGCAACTTATGCTTGCTGCTAAAGCAACTGGTTGGGATACTTGCGCTATTGGTGGATTCAACCCACAAGCACTAATGGAAGAATTTAATGTTTCATCTCGTTACGTACCAATTATGCTTATTACAATTGGTGAATCCACTTTAAAAGGTCACCCTGCACCGCGCATGAGCGTAGAACAAGTGAGTGAATGGGCGAAATAA
- the ptsP gene encoding phosphoenolpyruvate--protein phosphotransferase has translation MTLNIQGIAASSGIAIAKAFRLENPEFNIEKKSITNEAAEIARLDAALEKAKSELEAIKDHAFAELGADKAAIFEAHLLVLNDPELVNPVKDKVNSEKVNAEFAMDEVASMFISMFENMDNEYMKERAADIRDVTKRVLAHLLGINFSNPGTISEEVIIIAEDLTPSDTAQLNRKYAKGFTTDIGGRTSHSAIMARSMEIPAVVGTKVVMEKIQNGDIVIIDGLDGEVIVNPSEETLRSFEEKKAKFEEQKAVWAKLKDQATVTSDGHHVELVANIGTPNDVQGIIDNGGEGVGLYRTEFLYMGRDNLPTEEEQFDAYKAVLEGVKEGQPVVVRTLDIGGDKELPYLHLPKEMNPFLGYRAIRLCLDEQDVFRTQLRALLRASVYGNLKIMFPMIATLDEFRQAKAILLEEKAKLVEAGTTVSDSIEVGMMVEIPASAVLADQFAKEVDFFSIGTNDLIQYTMAADRMNEQVAYLYQPYNPSILRLVKMVIDAAHKEGKWAGMCGEMAGDSLAIPLLLGLGLDEFSMSATSILPARTQLSKLSKAEMETLAEKALTMSTAEEVVELVKSI, from the coding sequence ATGACTCTTAATATCCAAGGGATCGCTGCATCAAGTGGGATTGCTATTGCAAAGGCTTTCAGACTTGAGAATCCTGAATTTAACATTGAAAAGAAATCAATTACGAACGAAGCTGCTGAAATTGCACGCTTAGACGCTGCGCTTGAGAAAGCAAAATCTGAACTAGAAGCTATTAAGGACCACGCTTTTGCTGAGTTAGGTGCTGATAAAGCTGCTATCTTTGAAGCACATTTATTAGTATTAAATGATCCGGAATTAGTAAATCCAGTAAAAGATAAAGTAAATAGCGAAAAAGTAAATGCTGAATTTGCAATGGATGAAGTTGCATCAATGTTTATTTCTATGTTTGAAAACATGGATAACGAATATATGAAAGAACGTGCTGCGGATATTCGCGACGTAACAAAACGCGTTCTTGCACATTTACTAGGAATTAACTTCTCAAATCCTGGTACAATTTCTGAAGAAGTAATCATTATTGCTGAAGATTTAACACCATCTGATACAGCTCAGTTAAACCGTAAGTATGCAAAAGGTTTCACAACTGATATCGGTGGACGTACATCTCACTCTGCAATTATGGCTCGTTCTATGGAAATTCCAGCTGTTGTTGGTACGAAAGTTGTTATGGAGAAAATCCAAAACGGCGATATCGTAATCATTGACGGTTTAGATGGAGAAGTAATTGTAAATCCATCAGAAGAAACTCTTCGTTCGTTTGAAGAAAAGAAAGCGAAATTTGAAGAGCAAAAAGCTGTATGGGCAAAATTAAAAGACCAAGCTACTGTAACAAGCGATGGACATCACGTTGAGCTTGTTGCTAATATCGGAACACCAAATGATGTACAAGGTATTATCGATAATGGCGGAGAAGGCGTTGGTTTATACCGTACAGAATTCTTATACATGGGCCGTGACAATCTTCCAACAGAAGAAGAGCAGTTCGATGCGTATAAAGCAGTTCTTGAAGGTGTAAAAGAAGGTCAACCTGTCGTTGTTCGTACACTTGACATCGGTGGAGATAAAGAGCTTCCATACTTACATTTACCAAAAGAAATGAACCCATTCTTAGGATACCGTGCAATTCGCTTATGTCTTGATGAGCAAGATGTGTTCCGTACACAACTTCGTGCATTACTTCGTGCTAGCGTATACGGTAACTTAAAAATTATGTTCCCAATGATTGCAACTCTTGATGAGTTCCGTCAAGCGAAAGCGATCTTATTAGAAGAGAAAGCAAAACTTGTAGAAGCGGGTACAACTGTTTCTGATTCTATTGAAGTTGGTATGATGGTTGAAATTCCAGCTTCAGCAGTATTAGCAGATCAATTCGCAAAAGAAGTTGATTTCTTCTCTATCGGAACAAACGACTTAATCCAATACACAATGGCTGCGGACCGTATGAACGAACAAGTAGCTTACTTATACCAACCATATAACCCATCTATTTTACGTCTTGTAAAAATGGTTATCGACGCTGCTCATAAAGAGGGCAAATGGGCTGGTATGTGTGGTGAGATGGCGGGAGATTCACTTGCTATCCCATTATTATTAGGATTAGGCTTAGATGAGTTCAGTATGAGTGCAACATCTATCCTTCCTGCAAGAACACAATTAAGCAAATTGTCAAAAGCAGAAATGGAAACATTAGCAGAAAAAGCATTAACAATGTCAACTGCTGAAGAAGTTGTTGAATTAGTTAAAAGCATATAA
- a CDS encoding GGDEF domain-containing protein, translating into MNILHFLLENTVFQNVLQDLQLNVLYIEDGCTHQQTIENVHPKCMFIANSFEEGEMLFHRTRPHIVIMYVTDFAQIKYIKNIYNSQSTFIIIWDQQINNEFADLLLLGIRNIVIAPVTPQVVLEEVNKSLYQLSLVRQVSLQQELLQTMFDFQNDLLFIVEDDEIVDCNTNFLEFFGYDNLFTYREQHLVFAEHLIRETGYYSTTHDVTWLDDTLSNGRRIKMHNYEGEASTFLLRATPLPEDLSRFIVKCTEITELDEIYQEQERLAMIDSLTEIYNRLKFQQILETEWENVIRNDKKIALILFDIDNFKSVNDTYGHDFGDLALVQLANLMKSKFEHQHIFARWGGEEFIILVTDTVEKEAFQVAESLRFFIETKQFSGISKLTASFGVALYEQGITKEELMQRADIALYEAKKNGKNQVCIYRKEKM; encoded by the coding sequence ATGAACATACTACATTTTTTATTAGAGAATACTGTTTTCCAAAATGTATTACAAGATCTTCAGTTGAATGTCCTTTATATAGAAGATGGATGTACACATCAACAAACGATAGAAAACGTCCATCCAAAATGTATGTTTATAGCAAATAGTTTTGAAGAAGGAGAAATGTTGTTTCATAGAACTAGACCGCATATTGTAATTATGTATGTAACAGATTTTGCTCAAATAAAATATATAAAGAATATATATAATTCACAGAGCACATTCATTATCATTTGGGATCAACAGATAAACAATGAGTTTGCAGATTTACTACTGTTAGGAATACGTAATATTGTTATAGCACCAGTAACCCCACAAGTAGTACTGGAGGAAGTGAATAAGAGTTTATATCAGCTTTCTTTAGTGCGACAAGTAAGTTTACAACAGGAATTACTTCAAACGATGTTTGATTTTCAAAATGATTTATTATTTATAGTAGAAGATGATGAGATTGTTGATTGTAATACAAATTTTTTAGAGTTTTTCGGATATGATAATTTATTTACCTATCGTGAACAACATTTAGTGTTTGCAGAACATCTTATAAGAGAGACTGGATATTATTCGACGACTCACGATGTAACATGGCTGGATGATACTTTATCAAATGGAAGAAGAATTAAGATGCACAATTATGAAGGGGAAGCTTCTACCTTTTTATTACGTGCGACACCATTACCAGAAGACTTATCGCGATTTATAGTAAAATGCACAGAGATTACAGAATTAGATGAAATCTATCAAGAGCAAGAAAGACTGGCTATGATAGATTCATTGACAGAAATATATAATCGTTTGAAATTCCAGCAAATATTGGAGACAGAGTGGGAGAATGTAATACGTAATGATAAAAAAATAGCACTTATTTTGTTTGATATAGATAACTTTAAATCAGTAAATGACACATATGGTCATGATTTTGGCGATTTAGCATTAGTACAACTTGCAAATCTTATGAAATCTAAATTTGAACATCAACATATATTTGCAAGGTGGGGAGGAGAAGAATTTATAATATTAGTGACAGATACGGTAGAAAAAGAAGCGTTTCAAGTTGCGGAATCGTTACGATTTTTCATTGAAACAAAGCAATTTTCTGGAATTTCGAAATTAACAGCGAGTTTTGGAGTTGCGTTATATGAGCAAGGAATTACTAAAGAGGAATTAATGCAAAGAGCGGATATTGCATTATATGAAGCAAAAAAAAATGGGAAAAATCAAGTATGTATATATAGAAAGGAAAAAATGTGA
- the glcT gene encoding glucose PTS transporter transcription antiterminator GlcT: protein MSNYLEIKKVLNNNVIIASHPEHEEVVVIGKGIGFGKKAEDVLEQEQIEKMFVLKNERDREQYKLLVPHVSEKLIELMNDIMLYIQEKAESPLNEHIHIALTDHISFAIKRLKQGLTIDNPFLVETKMLYPEEYEIAEGVVQLLNSRLQITLPEGEVGFIALHIYSSLTNSDLSSVNQNSRLIAQLVSLIETSLQITLDQESIHYLRLIRHLQYAIERVKKGEKVEEAQSFADLLKLEYPVCYNLAWKLVKVMQKELQLPVYEAESIYLTMHLQRLVKAEHV, encoded by the coding sequence ATGAGTAATTATCTAGAAATTAAAAAAGTTTTAAATAATAATGTCATCATTGCTAGCCATCCTGAACACGAGGAAGTAGTAGTGATCGGTAAAGGAATTGGATTTGGGAAAAAGGCTGAAGATGTGTTGGAGCAAGAACAAATTGAGAAAATGTTTGTTTTAAAAAATGAACGTGATCGAGAACAATACAAACTTTTAGTACCACATGTGAGTGAAAAGCTAATTGAATTGATGAATGATATTATGTTATATATTCAAGAAAAAGCGGAATCTCCATTAAATGAACATATTCATATCGCTTTAACAGATCATATTTCTTTTGCAATTAAAAGGCTGAAACAAGGACTTACAATAGATAATCCTTTTTTAGTTGAAACGAAAATGCTATATCCAGAGGAATATGAAATTGCTGAAGGCGTTGTGCAACTTTTAAATTCTCGTTTGCAAATTACATTGCCAGAAGGGGAAGTTGGCTTTATCGCACTTCACATTTACAGCTCGCTTACAAACTCTGATTTATCTTCTGTTAATCAAAATTCCCGTCTTATTGCACAACTTGTGTCTTTAATTGAGACAAGCTTACAAATTACATTAGACCAAGAAAGCATTCATTATTTACGCCTTATTCGCCATTTACAATATGCTATTGAGCGGGTGAAAAAAGGAGAAAAAGTAGAAGAAGCACAAAGTTTTGCTGATTTATTAAAGTTGGAATATCCAGTTTGTTATAATTTGGCGTGGAAACTAGTCAAAGTAATGCAGAAAGAATTGCAACTCCCTGTATATGAAGCGGAGAGTATTTATTTAACGATGCATTTACAACGATTAGTGAAAGCAGAACATGTGTAA
- the ptsG gene encoding PTS glucose transporter subunit IIABC, producing the protein MFKKIFGVLQKVGKALMLPVAILPAAGILLGFGNAFQNPQLTNVIPALKADWFVMVAKIMEQSGDIIFANLALLFAVGVAIGLAGGDGVAGLAAFVGYLIMNKTMSVFLEVDKLVKVTSSGTDPVKIGFADPAYANVLGIPTLQTGVFGGIIVGIVAAYCYNKYFNIELPSYLGFFAGKRFVPIATATFSLVVGIIMCFVWPYIQGGLNTFSHQMIDANRTLAAFIFGLIERSLIPFGLHHIFYSPFWFEFGQYTNAAGELIRGDQKIFMAQLKDGVELTAGTFTTGKYPFMMFGLPAAALAMYHEARPENKKLAAGILGSAALTSFLTGITEPLEFSFLFVAPVLFGIHAVFAGLSFMTMQILGVKIGMTFSGGLIDFILFGVLPGRTAWWWVIIVGLVLAVIYYFGFRFAIRKWDLKTPGREVANANDGAGKTEAGELPREVLVALGGKENIASLDACITRLRVQVNEQKNVNKDRLKELGAAGVLEVGNNIQAIFGPKSDTLKSQIHDIMSGRTPHVEKEEPVKVEETPQQVDENETIVSPIEGKILPITEVPDQVFSGKMMGDGFAIEPTEGTVVSPVNGEIVNVFPTKHAIGIQSEGGKEILIHFGIDTVKLNGEGFEALIAQGDKVKQGQPLLKVDLAFVKENAPSIITPIVFTNLQQGQQVELKKDGNVKKGENAIIDIQ; encoded by the coding sequence ATGTTTAAGAAGATCTTTGGTGTTCTTCAAAAAGTCGGAAAAGCGCTCATGCTTCCAGTAGCGATTTTACCGGCAGCAGGTATTTTACTTGGATTTGGTAATGCATTTCAAAATCCACAGTTAACAAATGTTATTCCTGCTTTAAAAGCAGATTGGTTCGTAATGGTTGCAAAAATTATGGAACAATCGGGTGATATTATTTTCGCTAACCTTGCATTATTATTCGCAGTTGGGGTAGCAATCGGTTTAGCTGGTGGAGACGGAGTAGCTGGTTTAGCAGCATTCGTCGGCTACTTAATTATGAACAAAACGATGAGTGTGTTCTTAGAAGTAGATAAGCTAGTGAAGGTAACAAGTTCTGGAACAGATCCAGTGAAAATTGGATTTGCAGATCCAGCATATGCAAACGTATTAGGAATTCCAACGCTACAAACAGGAGTATTTGGTGGTATTATCGTCGGGATAGTAGCTGCATATTGCTATAATAAATACTTCAACATTGAATTACCATCATACTTAGGTTTCTTTGCAGGTAAGCGTTTCGTACCGATCGCAACTGCAACATTCTCTTTAGTAGTAGGTATTATCATGTGCTTCGTTTGGCCATACATTCAAGGTGGCTTAAATACGTTCTCACATCAAATGATTGATGCAAATAGAACGTTAGCAGCATTTATATTCGGTTTAATCGAACGTTCATTAATTCCATTTGGATTACATCATATTTTCTATTCACCGTTCTGGTTCGAATTCGGTCAGTATACAAATGCAGCTGGCGAATTAATCCGCGGTGACCAAAAAATCTTTATGGCACAGTTAAAAGATGGTGTGGAATTAACAGCAGGTACATTTACAACTGGTAAGTATCCGTTCATGATGTTCGGTCTTCCAGCTGCCGCTTTAGCAATGTACCATGAAGCACGTCCAGAAAATAAAAAATTAGCAGCTGGTATTTTAGGATCTGCTGCATTAACATCTTTCTTAACAGGTATTACAGAACCACTTGAATTTTCATTCTTATTCGTAGCACCAGTATTATTCGGAATTCACGCAGTATTCGCTGGTCTATCATTTATGACAATGCAAATTTTAGGTGTTAAAATTGGTATGACATTCTCTGGTGGTTTAATCGACTTTATCTTATTCGGTGTACTACCAGGCCGTACAGCATGGTGGTGGGTAATTATTGTTGGTCTTGTACTAGCAGTTATTTACTACTTCGGATTCCGCTTTGCAATCCGTAAATGGGATTTAAAAACACCTGGTCGTGAAGTAGCAAATGCGAATGACGGTGCAGGAAAAACAGAAGCAGGTGAACTTCCACGTGAAGTATTAGTAGCACTTGGTGGTAAAGAAAACATCGCTTCTTTAGATGCTTGTATTACTCGTTTACGTGTACAAGTTAACGAACAAAAGAATGTAAATAAAGACCGCTTAAAAGAGCTTGGAGCAGCTGGTGTACTTGAAGTTGGAAATAACATTCAAGCTATTTTTGGACCGAAATCTGACACATTAAAATCACAAATTCATGATATTATGTCAGGTCGTACACCTCATGTTGAAAAAGAAGAGCCTGTAAAAGTGGAAGAAACTCCTCAACAAGTTGATGAAAATGAAACAATCGTTTCACCAATTGAAGGGAAAATCTTACCGATTACAGAAGTACCTGACCAAGTATTCTCAGGGAAAATGATGGGAGATGGATTTGCGATTGAGCCAACAGAAGGAACAGTAGTTTCTCCAGTTAATGGTGAGATTGTAAATGTATTCCCTACAAAACATGCGATTGGTATTCAGTCTGAAGGTGGAAAAGAAATTTTAATCCACTTTGGTATTGATACTGTAAAATTAAATGGTGAAGGCTTTGAAGCGCTTATAGCACAAGGTGATAAAGTGAAGCAAGGACAACCATTATTAAAAGTAGATCTTGCATTTGTAAAAGAAAATGCACCATCTATTATTACACCAATCGTCTTTACGAATTTACAACAAGGGCAACAAGTCGAATTGAAAAAAGATGGAAATGTTAAAAAGGGCGAAAACGCTATTATTGACATTCAATAG
- the nagB gene encoding glucosamine-6-phosphate deaminase translates to MNILVVKTPEELAEAGYKLIEGVVKSKENPTLGMATGSSPLGIYAEMRKNKLDTSHATTVNLDEYVNLPHEDKNSYHYFMQEQLFDHLPFKQTYVPNGMASDLEEECKRYEGILAANPVDLQILGIGENGHIGFNEPGTPFNSPTNIVELTESTRQANLRFFENEEDVPTHAITMGIGSIMKAKQILLVAMGSKKAEAIKELLQGEYSEACPATVLQRHPNVTVIADPEALSLCSEAIADEHRQVFTISDLLSDSRVGETAN, encoded by the coding sequence ATGAATATTCTTGTTGTAAAAACTCCAGAAGAATTAGCAGAAGCAGGTTATAAGTTAATTGAAGGGGTTGTAAAATCAAAAGAAAATCCAACATTAGGAATGGCTACAGGAAGCTCTCCATTAGGTATTTATGCAGAAATGCGAAAAAATAAACTTGATACAAGTCATGCAACCACTGTAAACTTAGATGAGTACGTAAATTTACCACATGAAGATAAAAACAGCTATCACTATTTCATGCAAGAACAGTTGTTTGATCATCTTCCATTTAAACAAACTTATGTACCAAACGGGATGGCAAGTGATTTAGAGGAAGAGTGCAAGCGTTATGAAGGCATTCTAGCAGCTAACCCAGTTGACTTACAGATTCTTGGAATCGGTGAAAACGGTCACATCGGATTTAATGAGCCAGGAACACCATTTAATTCTCCAACTAACATTGTGGAATTAACAGAATCTACACGCCAAGCAAATCTTCGCTTCTTTGAAAATGAAGAAGATGTGCCGACTCATGCGATTACAATGGGAATTGGAAGCATTATGAAAGCGAAACAAATTCTACTTGTTGCTATGGGATCTAAAAAGGCAGAAGCTATTAAAGAATTATTGCAAGGTGAATATAGTGAGGCGTGTCCTGCTACAGTTTTACAACGTCATCCGAATGTAACCGTAATCGCAGATCCAGAAGCTCTATCTTTATGCAGTGAGGCGATTGCTGATGAACATCGACAAGTATTCACCATTTCCGATCTATTATCAGATTCAAGAGTGGGTGAAACAGCTAATTGA
- the phnF gene encoding phosphonate metabolism transcriptional regulator PhnF — protein sequence MNIDKYSPFPIYYQIQEWVKQLIEDGEWKPGDKIPSENELCDKFEVSRMTIRQAINNLVEQGYLYRKRGIGTFVQLPKVEQKLQGMTGFTEDMISRGMKPSSQLLSFRLVPATAKIADRLRIQEGESVYEVRRTRLADDEPIAFETTYLSPTLVKDINEEILQQSLYEHLEKKLGFKLVRATQSIEASIATDNEAEHLHIPKKAPVLVMRQWSYSEGELPLEYVKCIYRGDRYKFITNIARNK from the coding sequence ATGAACATCGACAAGTATTCACCATTTCCGATCTATTATCAGATTCAAGAGTGGGTGAAACAGCTAATTGAGGACGGCGAATGGAAGCCGGGAGATAAAATTCCATCTGAGAATGAACTTTGTGATAAGTTCGAAGTGAGTCGTATGACAATCAGACAGGCAATTAATAACTTAGTGGAACAAGGGTATTTATACCGGAAGCGTGGAATTGGAACGTTCGTCCAACTTCCGAAAGTGGAGCAAAAGTTGCAAGGGATGACGGGATTCACAGAAGATATGATTTCTCGTGGTATGAAACCGAGCAGCCAGTTATTAAGTTTCCGCCTAGTTCCAGCTACTGCTAAAATAGCAGACCGGCTAAGAATACAAGAGGGAGAATCGGTTTATGAGGTGAGGCGTACTCGCTTAGCTGATGACGAACCGATTGCATTTGAGACGACATATTTGTCGCCAACTCTTGTGAAAGATATTAACGAAGAAATATTGCAACAATCTTTATATGAACATTTAGAGAAAAAACTGGGCTTTAAGCTAGTTCGCGCTACTCAGTCAATTGAGGCTTCAATTGCAACGGATAACGAAGCTGAACATCTGCATATTCCTAAAAAGGCGCCTGTACTTGTAATGCGTCAATGGTCTTATTCAGAAGGTGAGTTACCGTTAGAGTATGTGAAATGTATTTATCGTGGTGACCGTTATAAGTTTATTACGAACATCGCACGTAACAAGTAA
- a CDS encoding HAD family hydrolase produces the protein MIKMFVSDIDGTMMQHGGLIDEQDVMALRSLAEQNVILCFASGRLDNEIADLMKAVNTNFHRISVNGVFVYTNDNKQLLSATFDSSILPDLLAMTKEDPYFRYVSDEHNYYIEEKTPFIHELEKQITMTSIEEPNLLQKIDDTIYPNKISVGGTKEDLQVLQEKIDEKFTGKVSTFISAEQCLDVMPPNISKGSAISILLKEFQIQPEEVACIGDSYNDIPMFSLTPHSFAMSQADEAVKKHAHYVVDTVKDAVNHVIAHNKNTTRSL, from the coding sequence ATGATTAAAATGTTTGTAAGTGATATCGATGGTACAATGATGCAACACGGAGGTCTTATCGACGAACAGGATGTTATGGCCCTACGCAGTTTAGCTGAACAAAATGTAATTCTTTGTTTCGCTTCAGGAAGACTTGATAATGAAATTGCAGATTTGATGAAGGCAGTTAATACAAATTTCCACCGCATTAGTGTGAATGGTGTATTTGTGTATACAAACGATAATAAACAACTACTATCCGCTACATTCGACTCTAGTATTTTACCTGATTTATTAGCGATGACAAAAGAAGATCCTTACTTCCGTTATGTAAGCGATGAACATAATTACTACATTGAAGAGAAGACACCTTTTATACATGAGTTAGAAAAACAAATAACAATGACTTCTATTGAAGAACCAAATTTATTACAAAAAATTGATGATACCATTTATCCAAATAAAATTTCTGTCGGTGGAACGAAAGAGGATTTACAAGTTCTTCAGGAAAAGATTGACGAAAAATTCACTGGAAAAGTTAGTACTTTCATTTCAGCAGAACAATGTTTAGATGTGATGCCACCAAATATTAGTAAAGGTTCTGCTATTTCTATTTTATTAAAAGAATTTCAAATACAACCAGAGGAAGTTGCTTGTATAGGGGATTCTTATAATGATATTCCAATGTTTTCTTTAACTCCTCACAGTTTTGCTATGTCTCAAGCAGATGAGGCAGTAAAAAAGCATGCTCACTATGTAGTAGATACAGTCAAGGATGCTGTTAACCACGTGATTGCTCATAATAAAAATACGACTCGCTCCTTATAA
- the ptsH gene encoding phosphocarrier protein HPr, translated as MEKIFKVTSDSGIHARPATLLVNTASKFGSDINLEYNGKNVNLKSIMGVMSLGIQQGAEIKITANGDDAAQALAAIEETMKNEGLGE; from the coding sequence ATGGAAAAAATCTTTAAAGTAACTAGCGATTCAGGAATTCATGCTCGTCCAGCAACTCTACTTGTAAACACTGCAAGCAAATTTGGTTCTGACATTAACTTAGAGTATAACGGAAAAAACGTTAACTTAAAATCAATCATGGGTGTTATGTCTTTAGGAATTCAACAAGGCGCGGAAATTAAGATCACTGCAAATGGTGATGATGCAGCTCAAGCACTAGCAGCTATCGAAGAAACTATGAAAAACGAAGGATTAGGAGAATAA
- the nagA gene encoding N-acetylglucosamine-6-phosphate deacetylase, giving the protein MKTQVVINAKIYTGQEVVENGFIRYAETIKEIGLMAQYVSQENETVLDAAGKIVIPGMIDVHIHGGYDIDAMDANSDGLVTLGKEMLKEGVTTYFPTTMTQAPEAIEAALTAAKEAKDKGAHFEYIHLEGPYVSKKRAGAQPLEHIVPASIEQFKQWQEASGNLIKLVTYAPEEEGALEFEQYLAETGVVGTMGHTDAIDAQLKNRKITHATHLYNQMRGLHHREPGVVGHVLLNPDVMVEVITDGIHIHPDMVKLAYKLKGPKKVSVITDAMRAKGLEDGLYELGGQPVHVKDGSARLEDGTLAGSILKMDQAFRNVIEFTGCSIEDAVLMTSVNQAKEFGLNNKGALAVGKDADFVVMTEELHVYDTVRLGIHMKEGK; this is encoded by the coding sequence ATGAAAACGCAAGTTGTCATCAATGCCAAAATTTATACAGGTCAAGAAGTAGTGGAAAACGGATTTATTCGTTACGCAGAAACAATTAAAGAAATTGGTTTGATGGCTCAATATGTATCACAAGAAAATGAAACTGTTTTAGATGCGGCAGGGAAGATTGTGATTCCAGGTATGATTGATGTTCATATTCATGGTGGATACGATATTGATGCGATGGATGCAAATAGCGATGGATTAGTAACTCTTGGTAAAGAAATGTTAAAAGAAGGAGTTACAACTTACTTCCCAACAACGATGACACAAGCTCCAGAAGCGATTGAAGCAGCGTTAACTGCTGCCAAGGAAGCGAAAGATAAGGGAGCACATTTCGAATATATTCACTTAGAAGGACCATATGTTTCAAAAAAACGTGCGGGTGCACAACCACTTGAACATATTGTTCCTGCAAGTATCGAGCAATTTAAACAATGGCAGGAAGCAAGCGGTAATCTAATTAAATTAGTAACATATGCGCCGGAAGAAGAAGGTGCGTTAGAGTTTGAACAGTATCTTGCTGAAACTGGCGTTGTTGGCACAATGGGACATACAGATGCGATTGATGCACAACTGAAAAATAGAAAAATTACACATGCAACACATTTATACAATCAAATGCGTGGATTACATCACCGTGAACCAGGAGTTGTTGGTCATGTGTTATTAAATCCAGATGTAATGGTTGAAGTAATTACAGATGGTATTCATATTCACCCTGATATGGTGAAATTAGCATATAAATTAAAAGGACCAAAAAAAGTAAGTGTCATTACTGATGCAATGCGTGCAAAAGGTCTTGAAGATGGATTATATGAGCTTGGCGGACAGCCAGTACATGTAAAAGATGGTAGTGCCCGATTAGAAGATGGAACGTTAGCTGGTAGTATTTTGAAAATGGATCAAGCTTTCCGAAATGTAATTGAATTTACAGGATGTTCAATCGAGGATGCAGTACTCATGACATCGGTTAACCAAGCAAAAGAGTTTGGATTAAATAATAAAGGTGCGTTAGCGGTAGGTAAAGATGCAGACTTTGTTGTTATGACTGAAGAATTACATGTATATGATACGGTGCGTTTAGGAATTCATATGAAGGAAGGGAAGTAA